The genomic DNA GCATGTAGTACACCCACAAATGCTAAAGGTTTAATGAAAGCAGCTATAAGAGATGATAATCCGGTTCTATTTTTTGAACATGTTCTTCTATACAACTTATCTGAAGAATTACCTGAGGGTGATTATACTTGCGCTTTAGATCAGGCTGACGTTGTAAAAGAAGGGAAAGATATTACTTTATTGACCTATTCAAGAATGAGACATCACTGCCTTAAGGCTGTTGAAGAATTAGAAAAAAAAGGAATAGATGTTGAGTTAATAGATTTAATAAGTTTAAAACCATTTGATATGGAAACCATCTCAAAATCAATAAAAAAAACAAATAAAGTAATTATTGTTGAAGAATGTATGAAGACTGGAGGTATTGGTGCAGAATTAATTGCCTTGATAACAGAAGAGTGTTTTGATGATCTTGATGCCCGACCAATTAGATTATCTAGTCAGGATATTCCTACTCCTTATAATGGAAATCTTGAGAATTTAACAATAATCCAACCACATCAAATAGTTGAAAAAGTTGAAGACTTAATTAGTGGGAGTATATAGACAATGAAAAGAAGGCAAGGTTGGCTTTTTTTTATTATATTTCTACTTACTTTATCTGTTTATTTATTAATAAATTATCCCTTACAGTTGGGATTGGATTTACAAGGGGGTTCTCAACTTACACTACAAATTATTAAAGAGGAAGGTAAGGTAACAAGGGATGAACTTGAAGCAGTTAATTCGGTTATAGATAAGCGCGTTAACAATTTAGGAGTTTCTGAGTCTAATTTGCAAACCCTTGGTGGAGATCAATTGATTTTAGAATTACCAGGAGAGCAAAATCCATTAGTTGCTTCAAGGGTATTAGGTAAGACTGCTTTATTAGAATTTAGAACCCAAAAACAAGGAACATCAAAAGATTTAAAAACTCTGCAACTACAAAGATTGAGTATTAAAGAATTAATTGAACAATATTCCTTTGCAGAAAAAAATCAAAAT from Prochlorococcus marinus XMU1402 includes the following:
- a CDS encoding pyruvate dehydrogenase complex E1 component subunit beta, with the protein product MAGTLLFNALKEAIDEEMANDVNVCVMGEDVGQYGGSYKVTKDLYEKYGELRVLDTPIAENSFTGMAVGAAMTGLRPIVEGMNMGFLLLAFNQISNNMGMLRYTSGGNYKIPAVVRGPGGVGRQLGAEHSQRLEAYFHAVPGIKIVACSTPTNAKGLMKAAIRDDNPVLFFEHVLLYNLSEELPEGDYTCALDQADVVKEGKDITLLTYSRMRHHCLKAVEELEKKGIDVELIDLISLKPFDMETISKSIKKTNKVIIVEECMKTGGIGAELIALITEECFDDLDARPIRLSSQDIPTPYNGNLENLTIIQPHQIVEKVEDLISGSI